Within the Catalinimonas niigatensis genome, the region GATCTGGGAGTGGATGACCACTGAGCATTTTGACCGTAAGGCACTGCTCATCAACCTGGGCGGTGGTGTGATCGGTGATATGGGAGGATTCTGTGCTGCAACGTATAAGCGGGGGATTCCTTTTATCAACCTGCCCACCACGCTGCTGGCACAAGTGGATGCCTCGGTAGGAGGTAAGCTGGGCATTGACTTCAAAGGCTACAAGAACCACATTGGCTTGTTTCAGGAGCCTGAGCAGGTGATCGTATACCCTCATTTTGTCCAATCTCTACCGCCGGAAGAAGTGCGTTCCGGCTTTGCCGAAGTCATCAAGCACAGCCTTATCCGCGATGCTGCCTACTGGCCCCGGGTAAAAGCACAGGGCCTGGAAGTAGCCGACTGGACAGCCCACATTGCCCATTCCATCGACATCAAAGCTACTGTGGTGGATGCCGACTTTAGAGAAGGAGGGCTGCGCAAGATTCTCAATTATGGCCATACCATCGGCCATGCCATAGAAAGCTACTTTCTGGAAACAGACAGGCGCCTGTTGCACGGCGAAGCCATCGCCATTGGCATGGTAGCGGAAAACCTGCTCTCCGTCAAATATTGTGCTATGCCGCAAGCGGAAGCAGATGAAGTAAGCCGCTTTCTACTGGATATCTATGGGTATCGCGAGATCGCCACTGAAGATGAAGAGGCGATTATTCAGTTGACCTTACAGGATAAAAAGAACGAAGGCAGTACCGTAAAAGCAGCTCTGTTGGAAGGTATTGGCAAGGCTACGTATGACATCAGCATTAGTGCCGCTGATGTGTCCGAAGGGCTGGCTTACTACCGGCAGTACAAACCATAATGTTTGGCGCTCTGCACGTTTCCTCGTACTGCATCTGGTGCGCGTTTGTAACGCGTACTTAGTGCAACTCTAAACCCCTCTCGGGCGCGTATGCAACGCCTTCGTAATACTTTTATTGATTCTAAGCTCTTAAACCCCGCTAGGCACCAGAATACCGAACATTTCCAGCATCTGCGGATTATCTTTGAAAGTGAGGCGGGAGATGGCACGAAAGTCTAATACCCACTGACGTAAGGCTTTGAAATCAGCTTTCTTTTCCTGCGTACAGTTTTCCGCCATACCCTTCTTGCGCATCCGTTCTTCTTTCATGCCCATCGCCTGCATTATAGATGCAGAGGCCTGTTCCAGTTCTTTTTTGCTGATCCCAAAGGGCTGAAAGTTAAGTTCCAACTCCTCTACACGGGCATAGAAGTAAGCTGCCTGCCGTATGCTGGGCCAGCCATGATTGGCAAAGCGCCTGATCTTCAGTACATGCAATACATCAGGCTGTTTGCGAAAAGCAGAGCGGGCTACCCAGGCATGCTCTTTGAACTGTGCCTCCAGCGCACCTAGCTGCGCATTGAGCTGTTGCGACAAACTCCATTGAGCATCATAGAGCACGGCCTGTTTTCTCTGGCAATCCAGGGCTTTGGCCACCAGACTTTGTCCTTTCTGTATTCGTTCAGGGCTTAGTCCATAGACTTCCATTTGTAGCCTTACACTTTCCTCCAGCGCTATAGTGGATAGGGCAAGCCGGGCGGCTTCCAATACTTTGTAGTCAGCATTTAACTTCATCCTTTGCAGATTTATGGTAATATATTTTACATGGAATGATGGATACAGTGTGCAGTACTAATTCCATCAGTTCACAAGCTTCTATTGGCAAATTAGAGGCAGTATTGTGCTGACTTTCAGAAGTATACCTCTGATTTGCTACCCGGGTATTATTTTAACATAAAGATGAAAAAAAGATGTGTTTTCAGCCTGTCCAAGCCTCAGGAGAGGGTATAACTTGTTAAATGATATGTAGAAAGATACAAAGGGCTTAGTCTAGCCGACAAGGCAGCCCCTAAATATTACCTGAAGGATACCAAATCCATGACCGCAGCCCTTATAAAAATCGGTTAAGCATGAAAACCTTGGGCGTGATGCAAAACACTACATGTATCTTACCCACGATCGCCGTCGTCGCCCCTAAACGACATCGTTTGCGCATGAAATCCCCGGTCGCCGAGTATAAACGGATTCGTTTTTGGTCTCCGACCCCTGCCGTCGCTCCCAAACGACTTCGGTTGCACACGAAATCCCCCGCCGCCAAGCACAAACGGATGTGTATTCAGCCTACGTCCGCTGCCGTAGCCTTTACCTACAGTCGCTAAGTATTGAAAACCATGAGTGGGGATGGTATACAATGATGGAATAAGGCGCAAGCGAAGGAAAAGGAGAGTAGCGTACAGAAGAATGTTGTGCAAGATTGTATTCCTAAGTATCTTACTGGGATTTGTAATGTAAGTGTAATGGGTAAGAAGTTGTAGTTATTCAGTTGTTACCCACAATTAAAGAAATATGGATGAATATCTTTATCATTATACAGATGCAAATGGATTGGTTGGAATACTAACAGAAGGTAAATTAAGAGCATCCCATTTTGGCTATATGAATGATGGACAAGAACTTATATACTATATTCTTAACTTTTTGAACCCTGCCACAACTACTTTTATCAACGAAAAAGCGTTAAGTGAAAAACTTTTTGAAAAATTCAAAGAACATTATAGGATCAATAATCCCTTTTTTCAGCCTTTTAGCGCAAACCTTTTTATTACAAGTTTTTCTGAAGAAGGTAATGATTTGAGCATGTGGAGAAGCTACACGCCACAAGGAGGTTTCTCCATTGGTTTTGCGAAAGAAGGCATCAAATCATTAGTTTCCAAAAACGAGGAATTCAGTCAGTGTAAATATATTGATAGAAATTCTGAGAAGTTATCTGCTACGGAATATGTAAGAGAAGTTTTTCAAAGACCTTATGTCTTGAAAGAACTATCAAAAGAAAATAGTAATGGATTTCAAAATGTAATGAATTATTTGAAAAGAGAATATTCTTTTCAAGCAGTAAACGTTAAAAATATTGAATTTAGTCATGAGAAGGAATGGAGACTATGCTATTTTATAAAATCCAATGATGACAAAATAAAATTTAGAACTAAAGGTCAGCTGATTATACCGTATATAGAAATTGATTTAACTAAATTTATTGATAAAGTTCAAATTGCCATTGGGCCGGGACCATATTATAAAATGCAATATAGTTACATGTCATATTTGGGTTTTAAGTCTAAATTTCAACTAAGTGTAAAAGGTACTAATCATAACTATAGAAATTTATAAAACTTGTGGCCTTCCCCTTGGTCTGCGTCTCACAGACCGGCATAGCAGTCAATCCATCACGCTATAATCAGGGATAGTCATTAAGACTCAATGAGAAACATTGATAAGTAATCCACCTTGCATATGTAAAGGTATGTGGGGACACGGGCCTTGGTGTTGGTGGAGGAATCAGAATGAAAAAAGCTTTTTGAATTGCTCTTTTCGTGATACATTTAATCTATGGCAAAATCAGTAAACCAGCTACTCGACTTTGAAATAGATAAGTTAACAGACTCTATCCTAAATCGCATCAGCGGAGATAGCTTTGAAACTCAAGTGGCTTTGCTGAAAAAGCAGGAACTGAAAGAAGTTACCAAAACCAAAGGTTGGAATTTCAACTGGAAACTTGAATTAGCTCAAAATGATAGAGAAGTCTATAAGCTTACAATTATTTCCAATCCGCATATTATACAAGGATTAAGCAGTTTGACAATAAAACCCGATCATGTTTATTTAAATCTACTGGAAAATGCCCCCTTCAATATGGGAAAAGATAAACTTTATGAAGGAGTAGCTGGAAATTTGGTGGCATTTGCCTGTAAACTTTCATTTCAAAGAGGGGGCCAAGGATTCGTATCCTTTCAGGCTAAAACAAAATTGATTAATCATTACGTTAAAACATTAGGAGCCTATCACTTTGGAGGTCATTTGATGGTGATTGACACGGTAGCAGCTCAGAAATTAATAGATAAATACTTTAAATCATAAGATCATGGGGCTGATAAAAGAACCAAAAGGCGTAGACTTTATCATAAAGAGTGAACCACTTACGAAAGAGGAGGAAGAAAAATTGAGTAAATTCATTGCGAAAAGAAAGCAGGAAATAGCGGAAATGAAACAGGAACCGAGTGGCGACAAAACAAAAGCAAGCGGATCATCGCTTGAGAGCAAGCGGACTAAAAATGCTAAAACGAAACTTAGAAGCAAACAATAAACTTAATTCTACCCCTTGGTCTATGTCTCACAGACCGGCATAGCAGTCAATCCATTACGTTATAATCAGGGATAGTCATTAAGACTCAATGAGAAACATTGATAAGTAATCTACCCCTAGATGCAAAGATTTGTGGGGACACAGGTACGTGATTAGCGTATAAGAAGGCTTTATACGTCATTGCGACCGGGCTGCCGGAGCAGAGCGATAGCCCGTGGCTCCACGCTGGACAATCTCCAACTTTTTTGCAAAAAATGAGGAGACTCCTGCGGCCTCTGAGCCGCCGAGGCCCGGTGACGCATGAGCACGCTAATCATATACGGACACAGACCTTAGGGGAGACAGGGCAACATCATATTCCCTCAAGACCAGTACATTTCATAAAATGAGAGATTGCTTTGAAATCGCTGATAAAGTATCTATCTAGGCCATCTTTGGAATGCTACAACCTATGAAAAGAATACTTTATCTGTTTATCATTTGTACTTCACTCTATACAGGCGGATGCACAAGGCCTGAGAATGACCCTAAGCCCAATGTGATCCTCATCTTTATTGACGATATGGGATGGGCAGACTTATCTTCTTTTGGTAACACCGATGCCCAAACCCCAAATATTGATCGGCTCGCTTCGGAAGGAATCAGCTTTGAGCAGTTTTATGTGAACTCTCCCATCTGCTCGCCCTCCCGGGTAGCCATCTCCACCGGCACTTATCCCCAACGATGGAATATCACTTCATACCTGGCACGCCGGGAACTGAACCAAGAGCGGGGCATCGCCAACTGGCTGGACCCTTCTGCTCCCATGCTGGCACGCAGCCTCCATCAGGCAGGCTATGCTACCGGTCATTTTGGAAAATGGCACATGGGCGGTCAACGCGATGTAATGAATGCTCCGCACATCAGCGAATATGGTTTTGACGAGTCTCTGACCAATTTTGAAGGTATGGGTGCCAAGTTGCTCCCCCTCACCAAAGATGAAAACGGAGATGTCGGGCGGATCTGGGAGGAGGCAGAGATACTGGGCGAACCCTATACCTGGATGCAGCGTTCGGAGATCACCACCGGCTTTATTGATGCCGCCATGGCGTTTATGGGTAAAGCTAGTAAAGAGCAAAAACCCTTTTACGTAAACATCTGGCCCGACGATGTACACAGTCCTTTCTGGCCTCCTTATGAGGAATACGGGCTGGCCAAAGAAGAGGGTAAAAGAGGATTGTACCTTGCCGTGCTGGAAGCTATGGACCAACAGTTTGGCAAGCTTTTCAAGTACATTCAGTCCAACGATAGCTTACGAGACAATACCCTGATTGTGTTTTGTTCTGACAATGGGCCGGAACTGGGTGCGGGGAGCGCAGGAGCACTGAAAGGCTATAAGACACATCTATACGAAGGAGGCATCCGTTCTTCCCTGATCGTTTGGGGACCTGGCTTTATGGACGAAAAAGTGAAAGGTACACGAAACAAAGCATCGGTTTTTTCTGCCATAGATGTAGCGCCCTCGCTACTGGCGTTTACCGGCACAGCAGCACCAGAAAATACTATTACTGACGGAGAAAACATGCTGAAAACGATGCTGGGCGAATCCGATGCATCCCGCACATCTCCCATCTTCTACAGCCGCCCCCCTGACAGAAAGAGCTTTTATGGTTTTGAGAACCTTCCTGATCTGGCAGTACGCGAAGGAGCATGGAAACTCTTATGCGATTATGATGGAGGCAGGCCGGAACTCTATCATATTGTAAATGATCCGGGAGAGACGCATAACCTTGCCGATGAGCATGCTGAGAGAGCTAAAAGTATGATACAAGAAGTAACCTCATGGTATGCATCCATGCCTGCATCGCAAGTAGAGAACCAGCAAATGACACAAAATTAAGTTGCTTTCTTTGTTTCCTGCCCATCATGGGTAATAAGCAGTGAGGTCAACGATAGTACTCAGTATATAGAGATGAGGATCAAAAAAAGCCTCACAAGGAGGCTTTGTTAAAAACATTGGGCAATCAATCAGGCTTAAGCCTTCTTGCTATATTTCTCTATCTCTTCTACAGCGCTGTCTGCGAGATTTTTAATTCTTTCAGCACTATCCTCCAGGGCATCTTCCAGATCGTCCAACATATCTTTAGCAGACTTATTGAGCTTACGCCGGGTTTTATCACCGCTTTCAGGAGCTAATAATAAGCCAGTCAGTGCGCCGGCAACCGCTCCTACTAAAAGTGCAGAAATTACTTTACTCGTGTTATCCATGTTTGTGAAGTATTATGGTGTAAAAAATTAGGTGAAGTTGCGCTAATTTACGAAAAAAAAACGCATTTGTTTTAAAGAGGCTTTTCTGATGCTACCTTTAGGGCAATAAAAAACGATAAAGAACCGTGGGAGATAAAATATTGCAATTACAGAGGGTGAAAAAGCCCATACATGCCCGGATTCAACTGGCCTCTTCTAAAAGTGAGAGCAACCGTTCATTGATCATTCAGGCATTGTCCAAAGAAAAGATAGACCTGCAAAACCTTTCGGAAGCCCGCGATACCCAGACCATGATGCGCCTCCTGCAATCCGATGAGCAGGAATTGAACGTACTGGATGCGGGAACCACCATGCGTTTCCTGCTGGCCTATTGTACTGTGGCTAAACCCGGTAAAATCCTGCATGGCACGCCGCGCATGCATCAGCGCCCGGTCAAGCTGCTGGTAGATGCCCTGAGCAAACTAGGGGCAAGTGTACAATACCTGCAAAATGAAGGTTACCCACCGGTACGGCTGGAGGGTTTGCCTGAGGGACAGAAAGAATCAGCGGTAAGCATCAGAGGTGATGTAAGCAGCCAGTATATTTCTGCCCTGCTGATGATTGCCCCTGTTTTACCCCAGGGACTTAAGCTTACCCTGGAAGGTAAAATCGGCAGCCGCCCCTACATTGCGATGACCTTAGGTTTGATGGAGCGTTTCGGCATACAGTATTTATGGGAAGATGCTGTCATCACTATTGAGCAC harbors:
- a CDS encoding YtxH domain-containing protein → MDNTSKVISALLVGAVAGALTGLLLAPESGDKTRRKLNKSAKDMLDDLEDALEDSAERIKNLADSAVEEIEKYSKKA
- the aroB gene encoding 3-dehydroquinate synthase, translated to MPAQNVTLTQDIALTLKAYFSDYKPGQIGVLVDENTKKHCYPLVKESLPPHSLCEIRSGELNKNLATCSQIWEWMTTEHFDRKALLINLGGGVIGDMGGFCAATYKRGIPFINLPTTLLAQVDASVGGKLGIDFKGYKNHIGLFQEPEQVIVYPHFVQSLPPEEVRSGFAEVIKHSLIRDAAYWPRVKAQGLEVADWTAHIAHSIDIKATVVDADFREGGLRKILNYGHTIGHAIESYFLETDRRLLHGEAIAIGMVAENLLSVKYCAMPQAEADEVSRFLLDIYGYREIATEDEEAIIQLTLQDKKNEGSTVKAALLEGIGKATYDISISAADVSEGLAYYRQYKP
- a CDS encoding 3-phosphoshikimate 1-carboxyvinyltransferase, which codes for MGDKILQLQRVKKPIHARIQLASSKSESNRSLIIQALSKEKIDLQNLSEARDTQTMMRLLQSDEQELNVLDAGTTMRFLLAYCTVAKPGKILHGTPRMHQRPVKLLVDALSKLGASVQYLQNEGYPPVRLEGLPEGQKESAVSIRGDVSSQYISALLMIAPVLPQGLKLTLEGKIGSRPYIAMTLGLMERFGIQYLWEDAVITIEHQAYQKGSYTIESDWSGASYWYSLVALAKQAEVKLLGLREDSLQGDIAIVEIMDKLGVTSTFDEEGVLLQKKEAVEELAYDFSDCPDLAQTVAVTCAAKGIPCTMMGLESLYIKETDRVAALREELSKIGASLLEDKETWELKPGVNPKEIEKVQIHTYEDHRMAMAFAPLAALMDVIIEDPDVVVKSYPGFWKDLGQAGVVQLA
- a CDS encoding sulfatase family protein, which encodes MKRILYLFIICTSLYTGGCTRPENDPKPNVILIFIDDMGWADLSSFGNTDAQTPNIDRLASEGISFEQFYVNSPICSPSRVAISTGTYPQRWNITSYLARRELNQERGIANWLDPSAPMLARSLHQAGYATGHFGKWHMGGQRDVMNAPHISEYGFDESLTNFEGMGAKLLPLTKDENGDVGRIWEEAEILGEPYTWMQRSEITTGFIDAAMAFMGKASKEQKPFYVNIWPDDVHSPFWPPYEEYGLAKEEGKRGLYLAVLEAMDQQFGKLFKYIQSNDSLRDNTLIVFCSDNGPELGAGSAGALKGYKTHLYEGGIRSSLIVWGPGFMDEKVKGTRNKASVFSAIDVAPSLLAFTGTAAPENTITDGENMLKTMLGESDASRTSPIFYSRPPDRKSFYGFENLPDLAVREGAWKLLCDYDGGRPELYHIVNDPGETHNLADEHAERAKSMIQEVTSWYASMPASQVENQQMTQN
- a CDS encoding DUF2971 domain-containing protein gives rise to the protein MDEYLYHYTDANGLVGILTEGKLRASHFGYMNDGQELIYYILNFLNPATTTFINEKALSEKLFEKFKEHYRINNPFFQPFSANLFITSFSEEGNDLSMWRSYTPQGGFSIGFAKEGIKSLVSKNEEFSQCKYIDRNSEKLSATEYVREVFQRPYVLKELSKENSNGFQNVMNYLKREYSFQAVNVKNIEFSHEKEWRLCYFIKSNDDKIKFRTKGQLIIPYIEIDLTKFIDKVQIAIGPGPYYKMQYSYMSYLGFKSKFQLSVKGTNHNYRNL